Proteins co-encoded in one Gemmatimonas aurantiaca genomic window:
- a CDS encoding VanZ family protein — MVQTNLRSRKRRLSFAAVAVAVLLVLAATLLPGNAIELGQAPPRWCLACGGLWVMDAVSNVLLFAPLGAALARLRVRWPWALLMGAALSLTVETLQSLGIPPGRSAALADVVANTAGTAVGLLAVRWGPALVMAEGRAAVWLTAAWLAMVAGVITITTLALGPRRADPEPDPDRFHISRFEYSPGLGWYDGEPRQAVVNGHMFPHRGTGPVVIAVPAEPSSLTVEGTVLGRDTATNTRSFVYVHREDDTLAVAMLAQKGDDAVFSSTRRAWLWGLAMPGARLRGVFAGRTPDDPRPLRLIGHSDRTQLMLTEPVTGTTNVVRLEPTMGWAMIQTLVNVHHPLAPAVLTAWLLTLFLPLGWWGTRSGRHAPWVLGGVTIAVLALFPALQALSGVASLPALQWSVIGLSIALGVLIDLATQRSPEGQRSTIRA, encoded by the coding sequence GTGGTTCAAACCAACCTTCGCTCCCGGAAACGCCGGCTCTCTTTCGCCGCGGTTGCCGTCGCCGTACTGCTGGTGCTGGCGGCCACCCTGTTGCCGGGCAATGCCATCGAACTTGGTCAGGCGCCGCCCCGCTGGTGCCTGGCCTGCGGCGGACTGTGGGTGATGGACGCGGTCAGCAATGTCCTGCTCTTCGCCCCACTCGGCGCCGCACTGGCCAGACTGCGCGTGCGCTGGCCCTGGGCGCTGCTCATGGGCGCGGCGCTGTCGCTGACGGTGGAAACCCTGCAGTCACTGGGCATCCCGCCGGGCCGGTCGGCGGCGCTGGCCGACGTGGTGGCCAACACCGCCGGCACCGCGGTGGGTCTGCTGGCGGTGCGCTGGGGACCGGCCCTGGTCATGGCCGAGGGGCGGGCGGCCGTGTGGCTCACGGCGGCCTGGCTGGCCATGGTCGCCGGTGTCATCACGATCACCACACTCGCCCTGGGTCCCCGCCGCGCCGATCCGGAGCCGGATCCCGACCGCTTCCACATCAGCCGCTTCGAATACTCGCCCGGACTGGGCTGGTACGACGGCGAGCCGCGTCAGGCCGTGGTGAATGGCCACATGTTCCCGCACCGCGGCACGGGCCCCGTGGTCATCGCCGTACCCGCCGAGCCGTCGTCCCTCACGGTCGAAGGCACCGTCCTGGGACGGGACACGGCCACGAATACCCGGTCGTTCGTGTACGTGCATCGTGAGGACGACACCCTGGCGGTGGCCATGCTCGCGCAGAAAGGTGACGACGCGGTCTTTTCCTCCACCCGGCGGGCCTGGCTGTGGGGCCTGGCCATGCCCGGCGCGCGGCTGCGCGGGGTGTTCGCCGGACGTACCCCCGACGATCCACGGCCGCTCCGGCTCATCGGGCACAGCGACCGTACGCAGCTGATGCTCACCGAGCCCGTCACCGGCACCACGAACGTGGTGCGTCTCGAGCCCACCATGGGCTGGGCGATGATCCAGACGCTGGTGAACGTGCATCATCCGCTCGCGCCCGCCGTATTGACCGCATGGCTGCTGACGCTGTTTCTGCCGCTGGGATGGTGGGGCACGCGCAGTGGTCGTCACGCTCCGTGGGTGCTGGGGGGCGTGACGATCGCCGTGCTCGCGCTCTTCCCCGCGCTGCAGGCGCTATCGGGCGTGGCGTCGCTTCCCGCGCTGCAGTGGAGTGTCATCGGCCTGTCCATCGCGCTGGGTGTGCTGATCGATCTGGCCACGCAGCGATCACCCGAGGGTCAGCGGAGTACTATTCGCGCATGA
- a CDS encoding YggT family protein, whose protein sequence is MIETVVRFLDALLLVVRPAVFAAGAIAAAGAIGSWAVRTRRISPFSPLARTIRERVEPWLVAPMERRLLRAGGSPYSAPWWALAAVIIGGLLLISGVQFLRDQLVMLLFAATSGYSLIAVLVKWTFTVLRVALFARVIASWVGGSPYSKWWRWSYVLTEWFLAPMRNVIPTIGMIDITVIVAYFGLGLLESVIIGSLIR, encoded by the coding sequence ATGATCGAAACCGTGGTCCGATTCCTCGACGCGCTGCTGCTCGTGGTGCGTCCGGCCGTCTTCGCCGCCGGCGCGATCGCCGCCGCCGGCGCCATCGGCTCCTGGGCCGTCCGCACCCGGCGGATCTCGCCGTTCTCGCCCCTGGCCCGCACGATCCGTGAGCGTGTCGAGCCCTGGCTCGTCGCGCCCATGGAACGCCGGCTGCTGCGCGCGGGCGGCTCCCCCTACTCGGCGCCCTGGTGGGCCCTGGCGGCGGTCATCATCGGCGGCCTGCTGCTTATCTCCGGCGTGCAGTTCCTGCGCGATCAGCTGGTGATGTTGCTCTTCGCCGCCACCTCGGGCTATTCGCTGATCGCGGTGCTGGTGAAATGGACGTTCACCGTGCTGCGTGTGGCGCTGTTCGCGCGCGTGATCGCGAGTTGGGTGGGCGGCAGTCCCTACTCGAAGTGGTGGCGGTGGTCGTACGTGCTCACCGAGTGGTTCCTGGCGCCGATGCGCAATGTGATTCCAACCATCGGCATGATCGACATCACGGTGATCGTAGCGTACTTCGGGCTGGGCCTACTCGAATCCGTCATCATTGGTTCGCTGATCAGATGA
- a CDS encoding PEP-CTERM sorting domain-containing protein translates to MITSLSRVTAALSLVVAAATSVQAQIMNTGVGAGSTDAYWTVSAFNLSMVPTYGPASASVILNPPSAPWAPNDGPTSRWIGVNTAGSVGSASIYHFQTSLLGSAPITGSIGWDNQLLGYEFLDASNNSLSGLVAPSSSWLMDVPSGSQVSGFCRDGDGVFPSSGFPGSCLSAFTLSAAQYQGATSIRFVLQGDGSTDGLRIANAATSTVPEPSTYALMAAGLMAMAAVARRRRSV, encoded by the coding sequence ATGATCACGTCTCTTTCGCGCGTCACCGCTGCTCTTTCGCTGGTCGTTGCTGCCGCCACTTCGGTGCAGGCGCAGATCATGAACACCGGCGTGGGTGCCGGCTCGACCGACGCCTACTGGACGGTCAGCGCGTTCAATCTTTCGATGGTTCCGACGTACGGTCCCGCGTCGGCGTCGGTGATCCTGAACCCGCCCTCGGCGCCGTGGGCCCCGAACGATGGCCCGACGTCGCGTTGGATCGGTGTCAACACCGCCGGCAGTGTCGGCTCCGCTTCCATCTATCACTTCCAGACGAGCCTGCTCGGCTCGGCGCCCATCACCGGGTCCATCGGTTGGGACAACCAACTGCTCGGCTACGAATTCCTGGATGCGTCCAACAACTCGCTCTCGGGTCTAGTGGCGCCCAGCTCTTCCTGGTTGATGGATGTGCCGTCTGGCAGCCAAGTGTCTGGTTTCTGCCGCGATGGTGACGGAGTTTTCCCGTCGAGTGGCTTCCCGGGCTCGTGCCTCTCGGCCTTCACCCTGTCGGCCGCGCAGTATCAGGGTGCGACGTCCATCCGCTTCGTGCTCCAGGGTGACGGCTCCACCGACGGTCTCCGGATCGCGAACGCCGCCACGTCGACCGTGCCCGAGCCCAGCACCTACGCGCTGATGGCCGCCGGTCTCATGGCCATGGCGGCCGTGGCCCGTCGCCGCCGGTCGGTCTGA
- a CDS encoding helix-turn-helix transcriptional regulator: MTARITRGSGNVFTDLGFAPAEAANLQLRSDLMIALRKRLTMFGTTQAEWAAVLDVSQPRISDLLRAKIDRFSVDTLIAYLGKTGAEVRVSVRTPKQAA; this comes from the coding sequence ATGACGGCCAGGATCACGCGCGGCAGTGGTAATGTCTTCACGGATCTGGGTTTCGCGCCTGCCGAGGCGGCCAACTTGCAGTTGCGCTCCGATCTCATGATCGCGCTTCGGAAGCGGCTGACCATGTTCGGGACAACACAAGCCGAGTGGGCTGCGGTGCTGGACGTTTCACAGCCGCGCATCAGCGACTTGCTGCGTGCGAAAATCGATCGCTTCAGCGTGGACACGCTGATTGCGTACCTTGGAAAGACGGGCGCGGAAGTTCGAGTCTCCGTGCGAACCCCGAAGCAAGCGGCCTGA
- a CDS encoding fasciclin domain-containing protein, protein MRHWSLITAAAIAMSPLAAQAQDKDIIETATAVGSFKTLTKLLGDAGLTETLRGPGPFTVFAPTDEAFAKLTPGTLDALAKDRSRLRSVLLYHVVAGKITAADAVKLAGTGRKTVEGREAKISVMGSTPMINNAHVTQADIAAKNGVIHGIDAVMMPPGR, encoded by the coding sequence ATGCGCCACTGGTCCCTCATCACTGCCGCCGCGATCGCGATGTCGCCGCTGGCGGCCCAGGCCCAGGACAAGGACATCATCGAGACGGCCACCGCGGTCGGCTCGTTCAAGACGTTGACGAAGCTGCTGGGTGACGCCGGACTGACGGAGACGCTCCGCGGCCCCGGGCCGTTCACGGTCTTTGCCCCCACCGACGAGGCGTTCGCCAAGCTGACGCCCGGCACCCTCGATGCCCTCGCGAAAGACCGCTCACGACTGCGCAGCGTGCTGCTCTATCATGTGGTGGCCGGAAAGATCACGGCCGCCGATGCGGTGAAGCTGGCCGGCACGGGACGCAAGACGGTCGAAGGACGGGAAGCCAAGATCTCGGTCATGGGCAGCACACCCATGATCAACAACGCACATGTCACCCAGGCCGACATCGCCGCGAAGAACGGGGTCATCCACGGCATCGATGCGGTCATGATGCCGCCGGGGCGGTAG